A stretch of DNA from Sugiyamaella lignohabitans strain CBS 10342 chromosome B, complete sequence:
ATATTTATGAAATGCTTAGAGACTGCTGGAATCATGGTGGCTTCGTTGTCAATGTTAGGCCTGGCTGGATTGATATATCACAGGACATATAAAGAAAGGGCTTTAACAAAGATGTCGAACGCGTTCACAGAAGGAAATCCGGCATTCGAGCTCTCCATGCACCAAAATGGCGAAGATGATCGTAATGATTGGTTAGTACCTGCATCGACATATTCCTATAACATGATTCAACTAACTGCTAGCTAGGGTTCTTCGTGAGCATCAGCAAACTTTGGACGATGTGATCTCGGGAAAGACTGCTGGAAGATATTACCTTTTAGTAAGTGCCTGACATAAGGTTCTCGAGTGTTTCTTTTCTAACGTCTGCTAGATTGGCGAGAAAGGCACAGGAAAGACTTCCATGATTTTAGAGTAAGTACGGAGTTCCTGAATTATTCATAGCACGTTGCTAACAAATTATAGGGCAATGAAAAAAACCAATTCATTGTATTGTACACTATTGGACGCTCATGCCGATcctgaaatatttcgaaTCAGATTGGGAAAAGCGTTGAATTTCCAATTTCATGAAGATTATTTGGGCTCTCTCTTCTCAATTCGTGGACCACGTGATACCACGGCCATTTTGGATATTGAAAGAGCCTTCAATACCCTCGAGACAGTGGCCGTCAAACATGTCGCGAAACACAAGCGGCCGCTTATTCTAATTATCAACAATGCGCATATGATTCGTGATGATTTAGAGGGCCAGAATTTGGTTGAATTATTGCAGCAGAAGGCTGAATCTTTGAGCGGAGCTGGACTAGTAACCATAGTTTTCAATAGTGACGACTATTGGCTATATGAAAGATTAAAAAAGCTTGGTACTCGACTTGAAGTTCTGACTATTAACGATTTCTCCCGAAAGGAGTCGATACAAGCATTGCGAAGAGCTAGAATGAAATTTTATGGGCAGAAAATttcagatgaagatgcaAACAAGGTTTATAATTTGATTGGGGGTCGACCTCAGCATTTGGCAGCAGTCGCTTCTAAAGATGATCCCATAAATGCATGTCATAAACTTATAGACAAGGAAAAGACATGGTTCTTAAACCAGTGTGCCTTGCTCGGAGAATCAATGGACGATGATGTGATGGAGAGTGGTAAATTTTCGACCTCTGCTATGTATTTAATGAAGGAATTGGTTAGGCTAGACAGGGAGCGCCTAAGTAAGATGACACCCGAAGAGTTGGCTACTTCAAATCATGAAATACCTCGAATTCCCTTATGGCGTGCTAGACAAATTATGACCCGGCCGGATTATATCCAACATTACGACAATCTGAATATTTTTACACTTGATTCATTGTCTCGAGTGAAGGCCGATTCGGTCGTCATGATGCAGGCGTTCCATGAGATTGCCTCGCTGCCAGGATTCGAGGAATTGTTAGAGGAAACTGCTGATAGAGTTTCGGCTATTGAAAGCTTGGGCCGTACAAGAGAACTTGTCGCAAAAGACCTAGTACTTGATGGTCAATATAAGATAAGCCACTCTAGAAATGAAACCATGATTAAATTGGAAATGCCAGAGGAGGCTGAgaacgatgatgacgaacGTTATAAGCTTGATCGCCGCGAAGGTTTCTGGTACAAAGGAAGGGCcgacaagttcaaaaaacgacaagaacaaaaagaaaatgaaaaggGAAAAATTTAAGCAGCAAGCAAAAAACTAGACTGGTGTATAATAATTATCGCAATTGCGCAGTagttaataataatgcAATATAATACAGgttataataaataagaacTAATTCGGTTTACTACTTCCCACCCAAAACTGTAGATAGATTTCTCTTGAGACTATATTTTGCCTCGTCCAGCttttctacttcttcttccaactTGCGCCTTTCATACGAaagctgccgctgctgttTGGCTTTCTCCGCGAGAATCTTATTTTGGCGATCTTGTATACTCCTATCTGAACTGGAAGTTTTCTGGGTCTGTAATTTCAAGAGCGTTTCATCAACTAGCTTACTAATTTGGTCATCAGGAACAATATAAAATCGAACGTCGTTGAATAAAGTATCGGTAAGTTTAGACAAGTCGCTGCTGTGTTTAATCTTCGAACTGAGGAACTCTTTGACAAGAGTGATCTGGTCATTTTGAGGTTTCTTCTTATAAGAAGCATACTCTCGGTAGATTTTCTCTTTATCTTTATCTGTCAACTCTGGAATATCGAACAAAGCTTCATTGCGATACTTCCGCTTAAAATCAACAtagaaatatttttctttgtATTTTCGACGTACGAGACTTAAAAATCTACCGACAGGCGAATCTTCAACCATctttttgatgatatccTCTGTAGAATCTTGAGTTTTTGTAGACAACTCTTCATGCTGAAGCTTCTGCTCCCTAATTTTTAGTGCAGCCCATTTATCGAAGGCATCTGATCTTGCTGAATTACTTTCCAAGATATCATAACGGTCATCATCTAAAACTTTGTTGAGCTCTACCTCCCAAACTCCGAAAGGATTGATGGAGAAATCTTCCAATAGGCTATAAAATATCGACAGTCTTTCCTGATTTGTCAAGTCAGCATTTCCTGTACTATCGtcatttttcaaatcatcttcaatattATCCCAGTCTAATTCAAACCCTGTTCCCAggccatcatcatcattgcTCATTTCTTCTAAGCTATTTTCGTCGTTCAGATCaatattatcatcatcattttccCGGTCGCTCTCTACCCCTTCATCGTCACTGACATCTTCTATGACGGTGTTATCAGGAGCTGAGTTTGCATTGCCTTCTTCGGTTCCAGCCTCCAATCGTCCCTGTTCTTCGAATTTAGGAGCTGCACTATCAGTACTAAGAGTGAGTCCTCTCGCTCTGGCAACAAGAAGTATCAAGTCATCTCTATCCATCTCCTCTATTTTCCTCAGAACATCTTCAGGAACATCCCAAAATGACTTGTTTGTCTGAGGGTTGTACACAAACCATCTTCCTGACTTGAGAATGACTATCAACCACGGATCACAGTCCTTGACTGCAACCTTGACTTGTGGGGGATCAATACTTCTCAGATCCTTTTTTCGCTTTCGTTTTTGATTAGATTGCTTTGGTTTCTCCGTCCTTTCATGATTTTGGTTCTCTGTCCGTGGCCCTGTTGGTATCCGACTGGTGCTTTCAGAAGAATTGTTATTCTTAACGGATGCTATAACTTGCGAATCAGACTTGGGTCGTTCATAAGTTGACCTCTTAGATTCAGCGTGATAGTAGTAAAAGTGCCCTGATGGCGCAAGATGCCGGGTCCACCCAGTGGGTAAAGTATCATCTTTCGAAACTGACATTCATAGACCGTTCTATAATTTCCTCCCCAGCTAATTCTAATCCTTAATAATTAATCTGAGCTAGATCTGAGACGAGGTGTACAGTTATGCGCGTGCGCGCATGCTTACCTTATGAACCTAGATCCCCAATGTGTTATCACAGCATCACAACTtagcattttcatcaaGACCCCCGAGCCACAACATTTACAATGAGTAGACGATACGATAGTAGAACAAC
This window harbors:
- a CDS encoding DNA replication protein Dre4 — encoded protein: MSVSKDDTLPTGWTRHLAPSGHFYYYHAESKRSTYERPKSDSQVIASVKNNNSSESTSRIPTGPRTENQNHERTEKPKQSNQKRKRKKDLRSIDPPQVKVAVKDCDPWLIVILKSGRWFVYNPQTNKSFWDVPEDVLRKIEEMDRDDLILLVARARGLTLSTDSAAPKFEEQGRLEAGTEEGNANSAPDNTVIEDVSDDEGVESDRENDDDNIDLNDENSLEEMSNDDDGLGTGFELDWDNIEDDLKNDDSTGNADLTNQERLSIFYSLLEDFSINPFGVWEVELNKVLDDDRYDILESNSARSDAFDKWAALKIREQKLQHEELSTKTQDSTEDIIKKMVEDSPVGRFLSLVRRKYKEKYFYVDFKRKYRNEALFDIPELTDKDKEKIYREYASYKKKPQNDQITLVKEFLSSKIKHSSDLSKLTDTLFNDVRFYIVPDDQISKLVDETLLKLQTQKTSSSDRSIQDRQNKILAEKAKQQRQLSYERRKLEEEVEKLDEAKYSLKRNLSTVLGGK